In Paenibacillus hexagrammi, the following are encoded in one genomic region:
- a CDS encoding S-layer homology domain-containing protein translates to MKKQKLANALLSSLIVTSLAATPAFAESTTTTSLTTSASNSNVKLSFPDVASDYWGIRHITKLALEGIIQGYEDGSYGAEKSVTQQDVLIMATRMMGLEAQAKAMTATTVFPDFMLVDDYARNYVALALQKGLISNEEEKARSQMDADSKEKWGQRKASREWVAEVVIRAIGKQSLAQGMGSLPTSFTDNNEISYSALGYVNAAVSLNVVNGFEDGSFQPKGSVTRAQMAAFLSRSQSDLTELPQHAVRGYLTSLSSSTISISDSDGNTSTYKIDPQTVFYGNKDDNAIDPSLLEETYEVSLVQNNGTAYYVEIVKDELQMDIYDGKLLKLNMNNLTAILDDYVSYNLAPDVTVTDADGRGLSLASVVEGSIIELRRNKLMKGDKITSIIVKQVPVNKTAVGVIQTINKDTHQLGFLESTTGQTEAFGYSSNLIVTLPDNSLIDINSLHVGDSIEYTVNNSEVVKIGVKKQADVGVTVEGTLKDVSDDKSYLTITKASGNALAAYELSDNVQVQIDGLATASIYDVAPGDSVKLDVLNNKVTLITVTNRSIENLYFAKIISYDTTNKILTVQDNAGVPHAYQITESISIKYAGTTLPFASFSNTFTAGKYVDLLVSKNNVTSIQMSTQLNGTLTQLNLQTNDVTIKTDSGQNLTFKLTYAPTVEIPNRSSSTLSDLKVGDNVGIILSYDQSIVTNIVISNTSLYKVVTTNVNSKQMTVQDSSNTLYSVALDSVPIVKADQTSGTISDILADEYVKVSYKGKSAVKVELVNTIRGKVIALDAASSSLTVQDFTGTNQVVGLGGNYAVKLNGGSTLSFASIKVGDRVQVTKDATDKIIVQVAAAAKREFSMYNNIVNQMVFKSTSSGDKTSYNIYPRAYFHKGSDILTAASFKEGDQILFYVLDDKIVEMEVQ, encoded by the coding sequence ATGAAAAAACAGAAACTAGCCAACGCACTGCTCAGCTCGTTAATTGTTACCAGTTTGGCGGCAACGCCTGCATTTGCAGAGTCGACTACGACGACAAGTTTAACTACATCTGCTTCCAACAGTAATGTGAAGCTCTCTTTTCCAGATGTGGCATCCGATTATTGGGGTATCCGGCATATCACTAAACTGGCTTTAGAAGGCATCATTCAGGGCTATGAGGACGGTTCATACGGTGCAGAGAAATCTGTGACCCAACAAGATGTTCTGATCATGGCTACACGGATGATGGGACTTGAAGCACAGGCCAAAGCGATGACAGCAACCACTGTATTTCCTGATTTTATGCTGGTTGACGACTATGCTCGTAACTACGTTGCTTTAGCCCTTCAGAAGGGCTTGATTTCGAACGAGGAAGAAAAAGCTAGATCACAGATGGACGCAGACTCCAAGGAGAAATGGGGACAGCGCAAAGCTTCCAGGGAATGGGTAGCGGAAGTCGTGATCCGTGCGATCGGCAAACAGTCCTTGGCACAAGGTATGGGGTCTTTGCCTACTTCTTTTACAGATAATAATGAGATTAGTTATTCAGCTCTCGGTTATGTCAATGCAGCCGTTTCTCTGAACGTCGTCAATGGTTTCGAAGACGGTTCGTTCCAACCGAAAGGCTCCGTGACGCGTGCTCAGATGGCCGCGTTCCTCAGCCGTTCCCAAAGTGATTTGACCGAGCTCCCTCAGCATGCCGTTCGAGGTTACTTAACAAGCTTGAGCTCAAGCACGATCTCAATTAGTGATTCTGACGGAAATACAAGTACGTATAAGATTGATCCGCAAACCGTGTTTTATGGAAATAAAGATGATAATGCGATTGATCCTTCGCTGCTTGAAGAAACTTATGAAGTCTCCCTTGTGCAAAATAACGGAACCGCCTACTATGTTGAAATCGTCAAAGATGAGCTTCAGATGGACATTTATGACGGGAAGCTGCTCAAGCTGAACATGAACAATTTGACCGCTATTTTGGACGATTACGTTTCATATAACCTTGCGCCGGATGTTACAGTAACGGATGCAGATGGAAGAGGACTCAGCCTGGCGTCTGTCGTGGAAGGAAGTATCATTGAGTTAAGAAGAAATAAGCTCATGAAAGGTGACAAAATCACTTCCATTATCGTCAAGCAGGTTCCTGTCAACAAGACAGCTGTAGGCGTCATTCAAACGATCAACAAAGATACTCATCAGTTGGGATTCTTAGAATCAACAACAGGTCAAACAGAAGCATTCGGATACTCCAGTAATTTGATCGTGACGCTGCCGGATAACAGCTTGATCGATATTAACTCGCTACACGTTGGAGATTCTATTGAGTACACCGTGAACAACAGTGAGGTTGTAAAGATTGGCGTAAAGAAACAAGCGGATGTTGGTGTTACCGTTGAAGGCACCTTGAAGGATGTCAGTGATGACAAGTCGTATTTAACTATTACGAAGGCTAGCGGCAACGCTCTAGCTGCTTACGAACTTAGTGACAATGTGCAGGTGCAGATTGATGGACTTGCTACGGCAAGCATTTATGATGTAGCTCCAGGGGATTCGGTAAAGCTGGATGTGCTTAACAACAAGGTTACATTAATTACAGTAACGAACCGATCGATTGAGAACTTATACTTTGCAAAAATTATCAGTTATGACACAACGAACAAAATTTTAACTGTACAAGACAATGCAGGAGTACCACACGCTTATCAAATAACAGAAAGTATTAGCATCAAATATGCCGGCACTACGCTTCCATTTGCCAGCTTCAGCAACACATTCACGGCTGGTAAATATGTAGACCTGCTTGTTTCCAAGAACAACGTTACTTCCATTCAAATGTCTACTCAACTGAATGGAACATTAACACAATTGAATCTGCAAACCAATGATGTGACCATCAAAACGGATAGCGGTCAAAACCTGACTTTCAAGTTGACCTATGCGCCAACTGTTGAAATTCCTAACAGATCCAGCAGTACGTTGTCTGATCTGAAGGTTGGAGATAATGTTGGTATCATTTTGAGCTATGACCAATCGATCGTGACGAATATCGTGATCAGCAATACATCGCTGTATAAGGTTGTAACTACAAATGTCAACAGTAAGCAGATGACGGTACAGGACAGCTCCAACACGCTGTACTCCGTAGCTTTGGACAGTGTACCTATTGTGAAAGCTGATCAAACTTCTGGAACTATTTCGGATATCTTAGCTGATGAATATGTGAAGGTTTCTTATAAAGGTAAATCCGCTGTGAAAGTAGAATTGGTCAACACGATTCGAGGCAAGGTTATCGCATTGGATGCAGCTAGCTCTAGCCTAACTGTTCAAGATTTTACGGGTACCAATCAGGTTGTTGGACTCGGGGGTAACTACGCGGTGAAGCTGAACGGAGGTTCTACATTGAGTTTTGCTTCAATCAAAGTAGGAGACCGTGTTCAGGTAACCAAGGATGCGACGGATAAAATCATCGTGCAGGTTGCTGCAGCGGCAAAGCGGGAATTTTCCATGTATAACAACATTGTGAATCAGATGGTCTTTAAATCGACAAGCTCCGGCGATAAAACTTCATACAACATTTATCCTAGAGCTTACTTCCACAAAGGCAGTGATATTTTAACGGCTGCTTCCTTTAAAGAAGGAGATCAGATTCTGTTCTATGTGTTAGATGATAAAATTGTTGAAATGGAAGTCCAATAA
- the leuD gene encoding 3-isopropylmalate dehydratase small subunit, translated as MEAFKQHTGLVGPVDRVNVDTDAIIPKQFLKRIERSGFGQFLFFEWRWDEQGNVIDSFPLNQDRYQGASVLISRANFGCGSSREHAPWAIQDFGFRVIIAPSYADIFYNNCFKNGILPIKLSEEQVEDLFQRTAQHEGYKLHVDLENNKLTDDYGLSISFELDEHRRQFLLQGLDDIGLTLQHEDKITAYEEAQKARLAYK; from the coding sequence ATGGAAGCTTTTAAACAACATACTGGACTTGTAGGTCCTGTTGACCGTGTGAACGTAGATACAGATGCAATTATTCCTAAACAATTTTTGAAGCGCATTGAGCGTTCCGGCTTCGGCCAATTCCTGTTCTTCGAGTGGAGATGGGATGAACAAGGAAATGTAATCGACAGCTTCCCGCTAAACCAAGATCGTTACCAAGGTGCTTCCGTTCTGATTTCCAGAGCCAACTTTGGCTGCGGTTCATCCCGTGAACATGCGCCTTGGGCGATCCAGGATTTCGGTTTCCGCGTCATCATCGCGCCTTCCTATGCGGACATTTTCTATAACAACTGCTTTAAAAACGGCATCCTGCCTATCAAATTGTCTGAGGAGCAAGTAGAAGATTTGTTCCAGCGCACTGCGCAGCACGAAGGCTACAAGCTTCATGTAGACCTGGAAAACAACAAGCTGACAGACGATTACGGCCTAAGCATCAGCTTTGAGCTTGACGAGCACCGCCGTCAATTCCTGCTGCAAGGACTTGACGATATCGGTTTGACTCTTCAGCACGAAGACAAAATTACCGCTTACGAAGAAGCGCAAAAAGCACGTTTGGCTTACAAATAA
- the leuC gene encoding 3-isopropylmalate dehydratase large subunit: MSKKTMFEKIWDNHVIHSEEGKPSILYIDLQLVHEVTSPQAFEGLRLSGRKVRRPDLTFATMDHNVPTKDRFNITDPISKQQIDTLSQNCRDFGVTLFDLDSIDQGVVHVMGPELGLTHPGKTIVCGDSHTSTHGAFGALAFGIGTSEVEHVLATQTLQQSKAKTLEVRINGNLKPGVTAKDLILGVIAKYGTDFATGYVIEYTGEAIRSLSMEERMTVCNMSIEAGARAGLIAPDETTFNYLRGREYVPQGEAFDAAVEQWKHYVTDEGAVYDRVVDFDADTLIPQVTWGTSPGMGTSVTSLVPDPQSFTTENERKAAEKALEYMDLKPGTPMTELKVDYVFIGSCTNGRIEDLRAAAKIAEGYKVDPSVTAIVVPGSGRVKIQAEKEGLDKIFSEAGFEWRDAGCSMCLAMNPDVLQPGQRCASTSNRNFEGRQGRGGRTHLVSPAMAAAAAIRGHFVDVRDWEIKSYQQA; encoded by the coding sequence ATGAGTAAAAAAACGATGTTCGAAAAGATTTGGGACAATCACGTTATTCATTCGGAAGAAGGAAAACCTAGCATTTTGTATATCGATTTGCAGCTGGTTCATGAAGTAACTTCTCCACAAGCATTTGAAGGACTTAGATTGTCCGGACGCAAAGTGCGCAGACCTGATCTGACTTTTGCAACGATGGATCACAACGTGCCTACGAAGGACCGTTTCAATATTACGGATCCGATTTCCAAGCAGCAGATCGACACGCTTTCCCAAAACTGCCGTGATTTCGGCGTGACATTGTTCGACCTCGACAGCATCGATCAAGGTGTCGTTCACGTCATGGGTCCTGAGCTTGGCCTTACGCACCCGGGCAAAACTATCGTTTGCGGCGATAGCCATACGTCCACACACGGCGCATTCGGCGCGCTGGCATTCGGTATTGGTACAAGTGAAGTTGAACACGTGCTTGCGACGCAAACTCTGCAGCAATCCAAAGCGAAAACGCTGGAAGTTCGCATTAACGGCAACCTGAAGCCGGGCGTAACGGCAAAAGACTTGATTCTTGGTGTTATTGCTAAATACGGTACCGATTTTGCAACTGGTTATGTAATCGAGTACACAGGCGAAGCAATTCGCAGCCTTTCGATGGAAGAGCGCATGACTGTGTGCAACATGTCGATTGAAGCGGGTGCAAGAGCAGGTTTGATCGCACCGGACGAAACGACTTTCAACTACCTGCGTGGACGTGAATATGTTCCACAAGGCGAAGCTTTCGATGCAGCTGTTGAGCAGTGGAAGCATTATGTAACAGACGAAGGTGCAGTATACGACCGTGTTGTTGATTTCGATGCTGACACTTTGATTCCGCAAGTGACTTGGGGAACAAGCCCAGGCATGGGTACAAGCGTTACTTCCCTTGTTCCGGATCCTCAAAGCTTCACAACTGAAAATGAAAGAAAAGCGGCTGAAAAAGCCCTTGAATATATGGATTTGAAACCGGGAACTCCAATGACCGAGCTGAAAGTTGATTATGTGTTCATCGGTTCCTGTACGAATGGACGTATTGAAGACCTTCGCGCAGCAGCAAAAATCGCTGAAGGCTACAAAGTGGATCCTAGCGTAACGGCAATCGTCGTTCCAGGTTCCGGCCGCGTGAAAATTCAAGCGGAAAAAGAAGGCTTGGACAAAATCTTCTCCGAAGCTGGTTTCGAATGGCGCGATGCGGGCTGCAGTATGTGTCTGGCGATGAATCCGGACGTTCTGCAACCGGGTCAACGCTGCGCATCCACGTCCAACCGTAACTTCGAAGGACGTCAAGGACGCGGCGGACGTACGCACCTTGTTTCCCCTGCAATGGCTGCTGCTGCGGCGATTAGAGGACATTTCGTAGATGTACGCGATTGGGAAATCAAATCGTACCAGCAAGCCTAA
- a CDS encoding N-acetylmuramoyl-L-alanine amidase family protein — protein MMRYTVFFLSLLIGMMLTPAYAWGAEKDKSIKLYMNQKLLVSDEVSPRIVEGNTIVPVRIIAEELGAKVSWNEEAKRVTIVKDSMNIQLTINSKVALIQGAKQNMEVPPVIENGNTMLPLRFIGEQMGVKFNWDYMTSSVYMVKDDEPVSVPVMAPIEEDEEEEADPSSAVVSVNTQPSSDKGNTDKTNSGSNSSDKQGAATSTTNKPSTTTNTTSTTSNSPSTSSADKSNSSTTKPTTTATPTSSNSGNTGKTTNASSVSTDKDTDKTLQDSKTHVLTSIELTDKNLTVKAKDGELKPTVIKLSDPGRIVFDFPGTVLDDALAKKMVNNIGEIASKHPKVAKIRYSKFSDDPQTVRVILDLKGIADYRELPSKQSNIWTAAIEEKHLRVVIDAGHGGKDPGAQSVTNKNEKDFTLTMANKVTALLAKDEQIEVIETRSTDVFVELDDRVAIANNIQADLFLSIHGNKHTKPTISGTETYYYNPQSLDFANTVHKHIIPAAGLPDRDVRIGDFRVIHKTTMPAVLVEVGYLSNKTDEAAMYTEAFQNQVAASLVSAIEEYLNIK, from the coding sequence ATGATGAGATATACGGTGTTTTTCCTTAGTTTGCTGATTGGCATGATGCTAACGCCGGCGTATGCGTGGGGAGCGGAAAAGGACAAGTCTATCAAGCTCTATATGAATCAGAAGCTGCTCGTGTCCGACGAGGTTTCTCCGAGGATTGTGGAAGGCAATACAATTGTGCCTGTTCGCATTATCGCGGAGGAGTTGGGAGCCAAGGTTTCTTGGAACGAGGAAGCTAAGCGAGTGACGATCGTGAAGGACAGCATGAACATTCAACTGACGATCAATAGCAAAGTCGCCCTGATTCAAGGGGCCAAGCAAAACATGGAGGTTCCGCCTGTTATTGAAAACGGCAACACGATGCTGCCGCTTCGTTTTATCGGTGAACAAATGGGAGTCAAATTTAATTGGGATTATATGACTTCATCCGTCTATATGGTCAAAGACGATGAACCTGTCTCAGTTCCTGTCATGGCACCTATTGAAGAAGATGAGGAGGAAGAAGCGGACCCGTCTTCCGCTGTGGTTTCGGTGAATACACAGCCTTCATCCGATAAAGGCAACACAGATAAGACGAATTCAGGTTCGAATTCCTCGGACAAGCAGGGAGCTGCGACAAGCACGACAAACAAACCGTCAACAACAACAAACACGACGTCAACGACATCGAACAGTCCGTCTACAAGTTCGGCGGATAAATCAAATTCTTCAACAACCAAACCTACGACGACAGCAACGCCGACGAGTTCGAATTCCGGGAATACGGGTAAAACAACAAACGCTAGTTCAGTTAGTACCGATAAAGACACAGACAAAACGCTGCAGGATTCAAAAACTCACGTACTAACTTCGATTGAATTGACAGACAAAAATTTGACTGTTAAAGCCAAAGATGGGGAATTGAAGCCAACGGTAATTAAACTATCCGACCCGGGACGTATTGTTTTTGATTTCCCAGGTACGGTGTTAGATGATGCTTTGGCTAAAAAAATGGTGAACAACATCGGAGAGATCGCGTCGAAGCATCCGAAAGTAGCAAAAATCCGCTATTCTAAATTTTCCGATGACCCTCAGACCGTGAGAGTCATCCTGGATCTTAAAGGGATTGCAGATTATCGGGAGCTGCCTTCTAAACAATCCAACATCTGGACTGCTGCCATTGAAGAAAAGCATTTGCGCGTTGTTATCGATGCCGGTCACGGAGGCAAAGATCCTGGAGCCCAATCCGTGACGAACAAGAATGAGAAGGATTTTACGCTCACGATGGCGAATAAGGTAACTGCGCTGCTTGCCAAAGACGAGCAAATTGAAGTTATCGAAACACGCAGCACGGATGTTTTTGTAGAGTTGGATGATAGAGTGGCAATTGCAAATAACATACAAGCGGATCTGTTCTTATCCATACATGGAAACAAGCATACCAAGCCTACCATTAGCGGTACGGAAACCTATTATTACAATCCGCAAAGCCTTGACTTTGCCAATACCGTTCACAAGCATATCATTCCAGCTGCAGGATTGCCTGATCGCGATGTGCGGATCGGGGATTTCAGGGTAATCCACAAAACGACCATGCCTGCTGTACTAGTTGAGGTTGGTTATTTATCCAACAAAACAGATGAAGCAGCGATGTATACGGAAGCTTTTCAAAATCAAGTAGCCGCCTCCTTAGTGTCTGCCATCGAAGAATACTTGAACATCAAATAA
- a CDS encoding lipoprotein, whose product MTKVNRLIQGAVLLSAITLTVSACGQKESC is encoded by the coding sequence ATGACGAAAGTCAATCGTCTCATTCAGGGAGCTGTTCTGCTGAGCGCGATCACTTTGACTGTGTCTGCCTGCGGGCAGAAGGAGTCATGCTAG
- a CDS encoding GerMN domain-containing protein, whose product MLGQSAASSQPPTQAQSTPLPSAAVTPKPLQQKQVKAYFTDENEMKLIEKEVTVSYEKEDGVYAALLQAQAKGDDPKAATLFEDMKFQKVVFDQAKGELTIDIQFGPNSQLGAPGEELFLQALKKSMFQFPEVKALFVLKDGKQVDSLMGHMELPYPIKRSNEMN is encoded by the coding sequence ATGCTAGGTCAGTCAGCCGCTTCGTCGCAGCCTCCCACCCAAGCGCAATCAACTCCGCTGCCTTCTGCTGCGGTTACACCTAAGCCTTTGCAGCAAAAGCAAGTTAAAGCATATTTCACAGATGAAAATGAAATGAAATTGATTGAAAAAGAAGTGACGGTTTCTTACGAGAAGGAAGACGGGGTGTATGCAGCCCTATTACAAGCGCAAGCCAAGGGCGATGATCCGAAGGCAGCAACTCTTTTTGAGGATATGAAGTTTCAGAAGGTTGTATTTGATCAAGCAAAGGGCGAACTGACCATCGACATCCAATTTGGACCGAACTCTCAGTTAGGCGCGCCTGGCGAGGAGTTATTCCTTCAAGCTTTAAAAAAATCCATGTTCCAATTTCCTGAAGTAAAGGCACTGTTTGTTTTGAAAGATGGAAAGCAAGTAGATAGCTTGATGGGGCATATGGAGCTTCCATATCCTATCAAACGATCGAATGAAATGAACTAG
- a CDS encoding carboxymuconolactone decarboxylase family protein has protein sequence MMNSYYSREDLKRIPEIMNLAPKAAASFIAFEKEIYTDSGSVPVKTKELIAIAVAHITGCPYCIDTHTQRYKKLGGTSEEIIEAVLVAASTRAGAVLSHATQALAAFDQGLTTDESSPVTPVTKPDCFC, from the coding sequence ATGATGAATTCTTATTACAGCCGCGAAGATTTGAAAAGGATCCCTGAAATCATGAATCTGGCTCCAAAAGCCGCAGCTTCTTTCATCGCTTTCGAGAAAGAGATTTATACCGATAGCGGATCGGTTCCCGTAAAGACAAAGGAACTCATTGCCATTGCTGTCGCGCACATTACGGGCTGTCCATATTGTATTGATACCCACACTCAGAGATATAAGAAGCTGGGAGGTACTTCCGAGGAGATCATCGAAGCCGTGCTGGTCGCAGCCTCAACCAGAGCAGGTGCGGTCCTTAGTCACGCCACACAAGCCTTAGCAGCCTTTGATCAAGGACTTACTACTGATGAAAGCTCACCTGTCACACCTGTCACAAAACCCGATTGCTTCTGTTAA
- a CDS encoding SDR family NAD(P)-dependent oxidoreductase — MATFRNMLEGTVALVTGASRGAGKGIALVLGEAGATVYVTGRSTRTHPSRTDLPGTIEETANEVTRRGGVGIPVRCDHTIDEEVALLYERIHDEQNGRLDLVVNNAWGGYENYDDADFLAPFWEQPMIRWEKMFHAGLRAQMVSSRYAMKILLPRRKGLIINTGVNVDYGSNNPVNVFYDTVKRAVVNMTQGMALNLSAQHTGISVIALAPGWMRTEDVCRHFGITQEDNSYLQIEELLPTESVFYIGRAVAALTADPHVSKKSGKLVEVGQVASEYDFTDIDGRRIPPFRV, encoded by the coding sequence ATGGCAACTTTCAGGAACATGTTAGAAGGCACAGTCGCTCTCGTTACGGGAGCAAGCCGCGGGGCCGGCAAAGGAATCGCATTGGTCTTAGGAGAAGCAGGAGCTACCGTCTATGTGACCGGCCGCAGCACAAGAACTCATCCATCCAGAACGGATTTGCCGGGAACCATCGAAGAAACAGCGAATGAAGTTACCCGCAGAGGCGGTGTAGGAATTCCCGTTCGCTGTGATCATACTATCGACGAGGAAGTCGCTTTATTATACGAGCGAATTCATGATGAGCAGAACGGCAGATTGGATTTGGTTGTAAACAATGCTTGGGGAGGCTACGAAAATTATGATGATGCGGACTTTCTGGCACCATTCTGGGAGCAACCCATGATCAGATGGGAAAAGATGTTTCATGCAGGGTTAAGGGCCCAAATGGTGTCGAGCCGGTATGCCATGAAGATCCTGCTTCCCCGTCGTAAAGGATTGATCATTAACACGGGGGTAAATGTAGATTATGGTAGCAATAATCCCGTTAATGTTTTTTACGATACCGTCAAACGGGCGGTAGTCAATATGACGCAAGGCATGGCACTGAATCTGTCTGCACAGCATACAGGTATTTCCGTCATCGCTCTGGCGCCTGGTTGGATGAGAACCGAAGACGTATGCCGACATTTCGGAATCACACAAGAAGATAACTCCTATTTGCAGATAGAGGAACTTCTCCCCACGGAATCCGTCTTTTACATCGGTAGGGCGGTAGCAGCGCTAACCGCTGACCCTCATGTTTCGAAGAAATCAGGAAAACTTGTGGAAGTGGGACAAGTAGCCAGTGAATATGACTTTACGGACATCGACGGAAGAAGGATCCCCCCATTCAGAGTCTAG
- a CDS encoding helix-turn-helix transcriptional regulator — protein sequence MKKIQRLVALMMAVNERMRFTVKEMAEQFGVSERTMHRDLQELCELGMPLYTEFGPHGGYRLLKKRILPPILFTEQEAAAMFFAVQSLQYYGSLPFEAESTAALDKFYHYLPEDSKIKIQEMKNRVVFWSPLRTQSPYCLEPILLAASQRRPIQIHYESKNETSSRLILPIGIYAHNGFWYAPSYCYRRSEVLLFRVDRIQSIDETITAPDSTPDHIKELTLKDWFEHSDSRIHPEPDLQLRILFTPYGVRLYERSTVFPGKLDINEDGSGVLTAAMHTCNIPHYGTFMLSFGSDAHVQEPPELVVWLQEQVNRLTGVYLQDKEFT from the coding sequence GTGAAAAAAATTCAGCGTCTCGTTGCCTTAATGATGGCCGTAAATGAGCGCATGCGTTTTACTGTAAAGGAAATGGCTGAACAGTTCGGTGTCTCGGAACGAACCATGCACCGTGACTTGCAGGAACTGTGCGAGCTTGGTATGCCGCTCTATACCGAATTTGGACCACACGGCGGATATCGGCTGCTAAAAAAACGAATACTTCCCCCTATTCTATTTACGGAGCAAGAAGCGGCAGCTATGTTTTTTGCCGTACAGTCGTTGCAATACTACGGCTCACTTCCCTTTGAAGCCGAATCAACGGCTGCACTTGATAAATTTTATCATTACCTTCCTGAAGACTCGAAAATAAAGATCCAGGAAATGAAAAACCGAGTGGTGTTCTGGTCCCCTTTGCGTACACAGAGTCCTTATTGCTTAGAGCCTATTTTATTGGCGGCCTCACAGAGGCGCCCCATTCAGATTCACTACGAATCTAAAAATGAGACTAGCTCCCGACTCATTCTTCCGATCGGCATCTATGCTCACAACGGATTCTGGTATGCACCTTCCTATTGCTATCGAAGATCCGAAGTGCTTCTGTTTCGGGTAGACCGTATTCAATCTATCGACGAAACTATCACAGCTCCAGATTCAACACCCGATCATATTAAGGAACTTACTCTTAAGGATTGGTTTGAGCACTCCGACAGCCGTATTCATCCTGAACCTGATTTGCAACTGCGCATCCTTTTCACACCCTATGGAGTACGCTTATATGAGCGGTCTACCGTATTCCCAGGTAAATTAGACATCAATGAGGATGGCAGCGGTGTATTAACTGCTGCTATGCATACCTGCAATATTCCCCACTACGGAACATTTATGTTGAGCTTCGGCAGCGATGCACATGTGCAAGAGCCGCCGGAGCTGGTGGTATGGCTTCAAGAGCAAGTCAACAGACTCACCGGTGTCTATCTCCAAGATAAAGAATTTACATGA
- a CDS encoding LysR family transcriptional regulator has product MELRQLQYAIQIATERNFSRAAEKLHIAQPSLSQQLSKLEKEIGVLLFQRSTNSVELTHAGALFVEKSQKILDMVEQLKKEMEDISQMKKGRLVIGSMPITGSTTLPFVVPVFQAAYPEIEISLVEETSSNLETLTMNGQTDISLLSLPLREEALVYETLLEEEIVLAVPPHHPLAEAASPIQIEDLMKESFIALKKGQGFRQLTLNLCQQAGFTPNIVFESSNIETVQSLVAAGMGIAFVPYLISRRNFSELAPVHLPLQGRPARTLVIAYRKGRYISKAAEAFVKTMKEVMGSIMSR; this is encoded by the coding sequence ATGGAACTGCGACAGCTTCAATATGCCATACAGATTGCCACGGAGCGTAACTTCTCCAGAGCAGCGGAAAAGCTGCATATCGCACAGCCATCCCTCAGCCAGCAATTATCCAAGCTGGAAAAAGAAATCGGCGTCCTCTTGTTTCAGCGCAGCACAAACTCGGTTGAGCTTACGCATGCAGGAGCGCTTTTTGTCGAAAAAAGCCAAAAGATTCTCGATATGGTCGAGCAGCTCAAAAAAGAAATGGAAGACATCTCCCAGATGAAAAAAGGCCGCCTCGTCATTGGCAGCATGCCGATTACCGGATCGACGACCCTGCCGTTTGTCGTCCCTGTCTTTCAAGCTGCCTATCCGGAAATCGAAATATCCCTGGTCGAAGAGACCTCCAGTAACCTGGAGACACTGACGATGAACGGACAAACAGATATCAGCCTGCTTTCTCTGCCTCTTCGTGAGGAAGCTCTTGTGTATGAGACGCTATTGGAGGAAGAAATTGTGTTGGCCGTGCCTCCGCATCATCCACTAGCCGAAGCCGCTTCCCCTATTCAAATCGAGGATTTAATGAAGGAGTCCTTTATTGCGTTAAAAAAAGGCCAAGGCTTCCGCCAGCTTACCCTGAACCTGTGCCAGCAAGCTGGCTTCACTCCGAATATTGTCTTCGAATCCAGCAATATAGAAACGGTACAATCTCTTGTCGCAGCGGGAATGGGCATCGCCTTCGTCCCGTATTTGATTTCAAGGCGTAACTTCAGCGAATTGGCTCCTGTTCATCTTCCGCTGCAAGGAAGACCCGCGCGCACGCTTGTCATTGCGTATCGAAAGGGCCGATATATTTCTAAAGCGGCAGAGGCTTTTGTCAAGACAATGAAAGAGGTTATGGGCAGCATCATGTCCAGATAG